A single region of the Gilliamella apis genome encodes:
- a CDS encoding DEAD/DEAH family ATP-dependent RNA helicase, whose product MTTEISFIDLGLSEEILNALNDLGFTKPSPIQAECIPLLLQGNDVLGMAQTGSGKTAAFSIPFLMNIDANLKAPQLLVLAPTRELAIQVADACAEYAKYVKGVKVLPLYGGQRYDVQLRALKQGPQIVVGTPGRLLDHLNRKTLDLSNLKGLVLDEADEMLRMGFIDDVESIMATIPEDHQTALFSATMPAPIRRITKRFMHNPKEVQIKGTNQTAPDIDQSYWLVRGMRKNEAIVRFLEAEDFDAAIIFVRTKTATLDVAEVLEKNGYSCAALNGDMTQQLREQTLDRLRNGRLDILIATDVAARGLDVERISLVINYDITLDSESYVHRIGRTGRAGRAGRAILFVDSRERRLLKNIEQTIKKPIPEVALPSKELLEKRRLAKFSQKIQQQLESADLDQYQVLLEQIQADSGADLETIATALLRLAQSDRPLILPPDPVFKPSREFRDRDNRNGERRLRGDNRESPKRRERRDVGEMDMYRIEIGKENGVEVRHIVGAIANEADISSRYIGNIKLYETYSTVELPKGMPKDILKHFERVRVLNQPMKMSLVAGKPSEAKRGRKSSKTESNDKGFAKKRGRPSAPKF is encoded by the coding sequence CTGAGGAAATCCTTAACGCATTAAATGATCTTGGTTTTACTAAACCATCACCAATCCAAGCAGAATGCATTCCTTTACTTTTACAAGGGAACGATGTGTTGGGTATGGCACAAACTGGTAGTGGTAAAACTGCTGCTTTTTCCATTCCTTTTTTGATGAATATTGATGCTAATTTAAAAGCACCACAATTATTGGTTTTAGCACCAACTCGTGAATTGGCAATTCAAGTTGCTGATGCCTGTGCTGAATATGCAAAATATGTGAAGGGAGTAAAAGTTTTACCACTGTATGGTGGTCAACGTTATGACGTGCAATTACGTGCATTAAAACAAGGTCCACAAATTGTAGTGGGTACTCCAGGTCGATTGTTAGATCATTTAAATCGTAAAACATTAGATCTTTCAAACCTTAAAGGTTTAGTTTTAGATGAAGCCGACGAAATGTTAAGAATGGGCTTTATTGATGATGTTGAAAGTATTATGGCTACGATCCCAGAAGATCATCAAACAGCACTATTTTCAGCAACAATGCCGGCACCAATTCGTCGTATTACTAAACGTTTTATGCATAACCCGAAAGAAGTACAAATTAAAGGTACTAATCAAACTGCACCAGATATTGATCAAAGCTATTGGTTAGTACGCGGTATGCGTAAAAACGAAGCAATTGTACGTTTTTTAGAAGCTGAGGATTTTGATGCAGCAATTATTTTTGTTCGTACCAAAACAGCAACATTAGATGTCGCCGAAGTATTAGAAAAAAATGGTTATAGTTGTGCTGCTTTGAATGGTGATATGACTCAGCAACTTCGTGAGCAAACCCTTGATCGTTTACGTAATGGCCGATTAGATATCCTAATTGCAACTGATGTGGCTGCTCGAGGTTTAGATGTTGAGCGTATCAGTTTAGTTATTAACTATGATATCACTCTTGATTCAGAATCTTATGTTCACCGTATTGGGCGAACTGGTCGTGCAGGTCGTGCAGGACGAGCAATTTTATTTGTTGATAGTCGTGAACGCCGTTTACTTAAGAATATTGAACAAACAATTAAAAAGCCGATTCCTGAAGTAGCATTACCATCTAAAGAGTTGCTTGAAAAACGTCGTTTAGCGAAATTTAGTCAGAAAATTCAGCAACAATTAGAAAGTGCCGATTTAGATCAATATCAAGTGTTATTAGAGCAAATCCAAGCAGATAGTGGCGCAGATCTTGAAACGATTGCAACAGCATTATTGAGATTAGCTCAGAGTGATCGTCCGTTGATTCTACCGCCAGATCCAGTATTTAAACCATCAAGAGAATTTCGTGATCGTGATAATCGAAATGGTGAACGTCGCTTACGTGGCGATAATCGTGAATCACCAAAACGTCGTGAACGCCGAGATGTGGGTGAAATGGATATGTATCGTATCGAAATTGGTAAAGAAAACGGTGTTGAAGTGCGTCATATTGTTGGTGCAATTGCTAATGAAGCCGATATTAGTAGTCGCTATATTGGTAATATCAAACTTTATGAAACTTATTCAACCGTTGAGTTACCAAAAGGCATGCCGAAAGATATTCTTAAGCATTTTGAACGGGTTAGAGTACTTAATCAACCAATGAAAATGAGCTTGGTAGCAGGTAAGCCATCTGAAGCTAAACGTGGACGTAAAAGTAGTAAAACAGAATCTAATGACAAAGGTTTTGCGAAAAAACGTGGCCGTCCTAGCGCACCTAAGTTCTAA